From Vogesella sp. XCS3, the proteins below share one genomic window:
- a CDS encoding alpha/beta hydrolase: MCIKQRALRRLAGVLLCLNLLPLAMAESVVLDGASQFALHSRHTGRDYRIYLSVPAVPPPAGGYPVLYALDGDASFARLHQANPREASVFERLRQHGPVVPQPGVVVGIGYGRPFSQTMDLRAEDYTPPLSCQACALSSPRHGGADAFARFINEELKPEVARRLPLNPARQSLFGHSYGGLFTVYQLLRQPQSFQHFFAISPSLWFGDRALLATPVPALPVASPRLLVLWVGQDEQPASYDLAVERQRQQRLQQNRMVSNTAELHARLYGQPGLVSDYRVVPGHDHGQMHGYAIDRALAIAFSPAWQPGH; encoded by the coding sequence ATGTGTATCAAGCAGCGTGCTTTACGCCGCCTGGCCGGCGTACTGCTGTGCCTGAATCTCCTGCCGCTGGCCATGGCAGAGTCGGTGGTGCTGGATGGGGCTAGCCAGTTTGCGCTGCATTCGCGGCATACCGGGCGCGACTATCGCATTTATCTGTCGGTGCCAGCGGTGCCGCCACCAGCGGGGGGCTACCCGGTGCTGTATGCCCTGGATGGCGACGCCAGTTTTGCCCGCCTGCACCAAGCCAACCCGCGCGAGGCCAGCGTATTCGAGCGTTTGCGCCAGCACGGGCCGGTGGTGCCGCAGCCTGGCGTGGTGGTGGGCATAGGCTATGGCCGCCCGTTCAGCCAGACGATGGACTTGCGCGCCGAAGACTACACCCCGCCGCTGTCGTGCCAGGCTTGCGCGCTGTCTTCGCCGCGCCATGGCGGGGCGGACGCCTTTGCCCGCTTTATCAACGAAGAGCTCAAGCCGGAAGTGGCCCGCCGCCTGCCGCTGAACCCAGCGCGCCAGAGCCTGTTCGGCCACTCCTATGGCGGCCTGTTTACCGTGTACCAGCTGCTGCGCCAGCCGCAGAGCTTCCAGCATTTCTTTGCCATCAGCCCGTCGCTGTGGTTTGGCGACCGCGCGCTGTTGGCCACACCGGTGCCTGCGCTGCCGGTCGCGTCGCCACGCCTGCTGGTGCTGTGGGTAGGGCAGGACGAGCAGCCGGCCAGCTACGACCTGGCGGTAGAGCGCCAACGGCAGCAGCGCCTGCAGCAAAACCGCATGGTGAGCAATACCGCGGAGCTGCACGCCAGGCTATACGGCCAGCCTGGCCTGGTGAGCGATTACCGGGTGGTGCCTGGCCACGATCACGGCCAGATGCATGGCTACGCTATAGACCGTGCACTGGCCATCGCCTTTAGCCCCGCTTGGCAGCCAGGCCACTGA
- the ilvC gene encoding ketol-acid reductoisomerase gives MKVFYDKDADLSIIKGKQVAIIGYGSQGHAHAQNLKESGVNVIVGLRKDGASWKKAEAAGHQVKEIAEAVKAADVVMILLPDESQPDVYYKEIAANIKQGAALAFAHGFNVHYNQIVPRDDLDVIMVAPKGPGHTVRSEYVKGGGVPTLIAVYQDKSGKARDIALSYAAANGGTKGGVIETNFREETETDLFGEQAVLCGGAVELVKAGFETLTEAGYAPEMAYFECLHELKLIVDLMYEGGIANMNYSISNNAEYGEYVTGPEVVTSATKEAMKKALYRIQSGEYAKMFILEGKTNYPSMTARRRLNADHPIEKVGAELRAMMPWIAKNKLVDQSKN, from the coding sequence ATGAAAGTTTTCTACGACAAAGACGCTGACCTCTCCATCATCAAAGGCAAGCAGGTCGCCATCATCGGTTACGGCTCGCAAGGCCACGCCCACGCCCAGAACCTGAAAGAATCCGGCGTGAACGTGATCGTCGGCCTGCGCAAAGATGGCGCATCGTGGAAAAAAGCTGAAGCAGCCGGTCACCAGGTAAAAGAAATTGCCGAAGCCGTGAAAGCGGCCGACGTGGTGATGATCCTGCTGCCGGACGAATCGCAGCCGGACGTGTACTACAAGGAAATCGCGGCCAACATCAAGCAGGGCGCGGCCCTGGCGTTTGCCCACGGTTTCAACGTGCACTACAACCAGATCGTACCGCGTGACGACCTGGACGTGATCATGGTTGCCCCGAAAGGCCCGGGCCACACCGTGCGTTCCGAGTACGTGAAGGGTGGTGGTGTACCAACCCTGATCGCCGTGTACCAGGACAAATCCGGTAAAGCCCGCGACATCGCCCTGTCCTATGCTGCAGCCAACGGCGGCACCAAAGGCGGCGTGATCGAAACCAACTTCCGTGAAGAAACCGAAACCGACCTGTTCGGCGAACAAGCCGTGCTGTGCGGCGGTGCCGTAGAGCTGGTAAAAGCCGGTTTCGAAACCCTGACCGAAGCCGGTTATGCCCCGGAAATGGCTTACTTCGAATGTCTGCACGAACTGAAACTGATCGTGGACCTGATGTACGAAGGCGGTATCGCCAACATGAACTACTCCATCTCCAATAACGCGGAGTATGGCGAGTACGTGACTGGCCCGGAAGTGGTGACCTCCGCCACCAAGGAAGCCATGAAAAAGGCCCTGTACCGCATCCAGTCCGGTGAATACGCCAAGATGTTCATCCTGGAAGGCAAGACCAACTACCCGAGCATGACCGCCCGCCGTCGCCTGAATGCCGATCACCCGATCGAAAAAGTGGGTGCCGAGCTGCGCGCCATGATGCCTTGGATCGCCAAGAACAAGCTGGTAGACCAGTCCAAGAACTAA
- a CDS encoding lytic transglycosylase domain-containing protein: MTPLRFALPLLLAALVAVPAWAGAQREEALAANVASAMSRSIADVNAPRLVFEDPREGPLWLAEMSRRLEKRIPDQWTRERLLTAIHYEATRAGLDPQMVLGLIQVESGFKKYAISPVGARGLMQVMPFWVRSIGASGHNLFDLTTNLRYGCTILRHYLDIERGNLFRALGRYNGSLGRAEYPNLVVGAWKANWQWQQPAGQLRTGYQPASR; this comes from the coding sequence ATGACCCCGCTGCGCTTTGCCTTGCCCCTGCTGTTGGCCGCCCTGGTGGCGGTACCGGCGTGGGCGGGTGCGCAGCGCGAGGAGGCGCTGGCGGCCAACGTGGCCAGCGCCATGTCGCGCAGCATTGCCGATGTAAACGCGCCGCGGCTGGTGTTTGAAGACCCGCGCGAAGGCCCGTTGTGGCTGGCCGAGATGTCGCGCCGGCTGGAAAAACGCATTCCGGACCAGTGGACGCGCGAGCGCCTGCTGACGGCGATTCATTACGAAGCCACCCGCGCCGGGCTGGACCCGCAGATGGTGCTGGGGCTGATCCAGGTGGAAAGCGGCTTCAAGAAGTACGCCATTTCGCCGGTAGGCGCGCGCGGGCTGATGCAGGTGATGCCGTTCTGGGTGCGCAGCATCGGTGCCAGCGGGCATAACCTGTTCGACCTCACCACCAACCTGCGCTATGGCTGCACCATTTTGCGGCATTACCTGGATATCGAGCGCGGCAACCTGTTTCGTGCACTGGGCCGCTACAACGGCAGCCTGGGTCGCGCCGAGTACCCCAACCTGGTGGTAGGCGCGTGGAAAGCCAACTGGCAGTGGCAGCAGCCTGCTGGCCAGCTGCGTACGGGCTACCAGCCGGCCAGCCGCTAG
- a CDS encoding TonB-dependent receptor: MKQRKHSRARLAANPLYAILFGSAMLLPAAVHAAGSETVLDKVTVTGEKMNRSLAKTTTAVSVLQAEKVDTGEVSSVNEVAAQVPNMTINAVGGVNIRGVEGAGPGVGFYSFVGGGRPRISTSLDGVADVWTGQQYLDSDVWDVKQVEVLRGPQSTTQGRNALGGAVLVQTNDPSFQQEGALRLGWEDTDGRANVAGMLSGALVEDELAYRLTANAVKGHGFINYTGVAGQDPSALQRSNVRGKLLWKPKSLPQLQARLTVAHRDYQGEYLNLISAPDLGAYTYKASAAANARIQDSQNTTTTLDTEYDFQNGVTGHLQYSYSDNHIGFEQYPSRMSLALDDQNHTLEGRLVFQRPQSALSGVLGLYAYQRDQDLFANQGSSPLFRGTDKVTTLAAYADGELALNDSWSLLAGLRAERETQNRDVVYNRMPIKGDIGKTLLLPKIGISHQWSPVTQMSLTVRQGYNPGGVSVDEKNVVFEYGSEKVNAYEYALKTRQGGVLLGANLFYNDYTDYQMSYASRLRNVPQAHTTGLELSAAASIIGGLELNAGLGLLRSKVDKAPVGAAGVAGKEMTYAPDITATLGVKKQWGSWSAAANLQHLGEYYTDTANTSTTMGGDYNLLNLNLAYAMNDETTVRAYVKNALNEDIMLGKRTTGFYVGAPRTVGMNVDYRF; the protein is encoded by the coding sequence ATGAAACAACGCAAGCATTCCAGGGCCCGCCTTGCGGCCAACCCGCTGTACGCCATCCTGTTCGGTAGCGCCATGCTGCTACCGGCTGCCGTGCACGCTGCCGGTAGCGAGACGGTGCTGGACAAGGTAACGGTGACCGGCGAGAAAATGAACCGTAGCCTGGCCAAAACCACCACGGCGGTCAGCGTGCTGCAGGCCGAGAAGGTAGACACCGGCGAGGTCAGCTCGGTGAACGAGGTAGCCGCCCAGGTGCCCAATATGACCATCAACGCCGTGGGTGGCGTGAACATTCGCGGGGTAGAGGGCGCCGGCCCTGGCGTGGGCTTTTATTCCTTTGTGGGCGGTGGGCGTCCGCGCATCAGCACCAGCCTGGACGGTGTTGCCGACGTATGGACCGGCCAGCAGTATCTGGATAGCGACGTGTGGGACGTAAAGCAGGTGGAAGTGCTGCGCGGGCCGCAATCCACCACCCAGGGCCGTAACGCTTTGGGTGGCGCGGTACTGGTACAAACCAACGACCCTAGCTTCCAGCAGGAAGGCGCGCTGCGCCTGGGCTGGGAAGATACCGACGGCCGTGCCAACGTGGCCGGCATGTTGTCCGGTGCGCTGGTAGAAGACGAGCTGGCCTACCGCCTCACCGCCAATGCGGTGAAAGGGCACGGCTTCATCAACTACACCGGCGTGGCCGGCCAGGACCCGTCCGCGCTGCAGCGTAGCAATGTACGGGGCAAGCTGCTGTGGAAGCCCAAGTCGCTGCCACAGCTGCAAGCGCGGCTGACGGTAGCGCATCGCGACTACCAGGGCGAGTACCTGAACCTGATCAGCGCGCCAGATCTGGGTGCGTACACCTACAAGGCCAGTGCGGCGGCCAACGCCCGTATCCAGGATTCGCAGAACACCACCACCACGCTGGATACCGAGTACGACTTCCAGAACGGCGTGACCGGCCACCTGCAGTACAGCTATAGCGATAACCATATCGGCTTCGAGCAATACCCGTCGCGCATGAGCCTGGCGCTGGACGACCAGAACCACACGCTGGAAGGCAGGCTGGTATTCCAGCGCCCGCAAAGCGCACTGAGCGGCGTGCTGGGCCTGTACGCCTACCAGCGCGACCAGGATCTGTTTGCCAACCAGGGCAGCAGCCCGCTATTCCGGGGTACGGACAAAGTCACCACGCTGGCTGCCTATGCGGACGGCGAGCTGGCATTGAACGACAGCTGGTCGCTACTGGCCGGCCTGCGTGCAGAGCGCGAAACGCAGAACCGTGATGTGGTCTACAACCGCATGCCTATCAAGGGCGACATCGGCAAAACCCTGCTGCTGCCCAAGATCGGTATCAGCCACCAATGGTCGCCTGTTACCCAGATGAGTCTCACCGTGCGTCAGGGCTATAACCCGGGCGGGGTGTCGGTGGACGAGAAAAACGTGGTGTTCGAGTACGGCAGCGAAAAGGTGAATGCCTACGAATACGCGCTGAAAACCCGCCAGGGTGGCGTGCTGCTGGGGGCCAACCTGTTTTACAACGATTACACCGACTACCAGATGAGCTACGCCAGCCGCCTGCGTAACGTACCGCAAGCGCATACCACGGGCCTGGAGCTGAGCGCGGCGGCCAGCATTATCGGTGGCCTGGAGCTGAACGCCGGCCTGGGGCTGTTGCGTAGCAAAGTAGACAAGGCGCCCGTCGGCGCTGCCGGTGTTGCTGGCAAGGAGATGACCTACGCGCCGGACATCACCGCCACGCTGGGCGTCAAAAAGCAGTGGGGTAGCTGGAGCGCTGCGGCCAACCTGCAGCACTTGGGCGAGTACTACACCGATACCGCCAATACCAGCACCACCATGGGTGGCGATTACAACTTGCTCAACCTCAACCTGGCCTACGCCATGAACGACGAGACCACGGTGCGTGCCTATGTGAAAAATGCGCTGAACGAAGACATCATGCTGGGCAAGCGTACTACCGGCTTTTATGTTGGTGCGCCGCGCACGGTGGGCATGAACGTGGATTACCGCTTCTAG
- the ilvN gene encoding acetolactate synthase small subunit — protein MRHILSILLENEAGALSRVVGLFSARAYNIDSLTVSTTEDPTLSRMTIVTHGSDEVIEQITKQLNKLIEVVKVIDLNESDHIEREMMLIKVRATGKDREEMKRMADIFRGRIIDVTEKTYTIELTGTSEKLNAFIEAIDRSVILETVRTGASGIGRGERILKI, from the coding sequence ATGCGACATATTCTTTCTATTTTGCTGGAAAACGAAGCGGGCGCCCTGTCACGAGTAGTGGGACTTTTTTCCGCGCGCGCATACAATATCGATTCGCTGACCGTGTCGACTACCGAAGACCCGACACTGTCGCGCATGACCATCGTCACCCACGGGTCTGACGAAGTCATCGAGCAGATCACCAAGCAGCTCAACAAGCTGATCGAGGTGGTCAAGGTGATTGACCTCAACGAGTCCGACCATATCGAACGCGAGATGATGCTGATCAAGGTCCGTGCCACCGGCAAGGACCGTGAAGAGATGAAGCGCATGGCTGATATCTTCCGCGGCCGCATCATCGACGTGACGGAAAAGACCTACACCATCGAGCTCACTGGTACCAGCGAAAAGCTCAACGCCTTTATCGAGGCGATCGACCGTTCAGTGATCCTGGAAACGGTGCGTACCGGTGCATCCGGAATTGGTCGCGGCGAACGTATTCTGAAGATCTGA
- a CDS encoding RDD family protein — MTRSTDFPGLTRRLASLMYESLLVGTLWLVAVAAFTPILAMGNHAPLLEWLHRLFVAGVLFGYFGYCWVKSGQTLAMKPWRLKVAMPDGRPLSWLQAGVRFGVAMVLFVGVPVLSYITWLPSLGSPKLAAWAALAWWLLPLLWVFMDNDKQFLHDRLAGTRIFLLAKGERA, encoded by the coding sequence ATGACCCGCTCTACCGACTTTCCCGGCCTGACACGCCGCCTGGCCAGCCTGATGTATGAATCCCTGCTGGTTGGCACCCTGTGGCTGGTGGCTGTTGCCGCCTTCACGCCGATTCTGGCCATGGGCAACCACGCCCCGCTGCTGGAATGGCTGCACCGCCTGTTTGTGGCGGGCGTGCTGTTTGGCTACTTTGGCTATTGCTGGGTCAAAAGCGGGCAAACCCTGGCCATGAAACCCTGGCGGCTGAAAGTGGCCATGCCCGATGGCCGCCCGCTATCGTGGCTGCAAGCCGGCGTACGTTTTGGCGTAGCCATGGTGCTGTTTGTCGGTGTACCGGTGCTGTCCTACATTACCTGGCTGCCCTCGCTGGGCTCGCCCAAACTGGCTGCGTGGGCGGCGTTGGCGTGGTGGCTGCTGCCTTTGCTGTGGGTGTTCATGGATAACGACAAGCAATTCCTGCACGACCGCCTGGCCGGTACGCGCATCTTCCTGCTTGCCAAAGGCGAACGCGCCTGA
- the pssA gene encoding CDP-diacylglycerol--serine O-phosphatidyltransferase, whose product MHDPVPAKPSLRRQGIYLLPNSFTLAALFAGFYAIVQAMNQRFELAAVAIFIAMILDGMDGRVARMTHSQSAFGAEFDSLSDMVSFGVAPALVAYEWLLKDMGKLGWMVAFIYCAGAALRLARFNTMVGTADKRWFTGLPSPAAAALVAGLVWICHAYGYQQLPGLHWLALVFTAFAGITMVTNVKYWSFKEIHLRRRVPFVMLLGLVVVLLLLMSEPPLVLFGFFVCYALSGYVMALMNLGRKAPPPPVS is encoded by the coding sequence ATGCACGATCCTGTACCTGCCAAGCCCTCGCTGCGTCGCCAGGGTATTTATCTGCTGCCGAACTCGTTTACGCTGGCCGCGCTGTTTGCCGGCTTTTACGCCATTGTGCAGGCCATGAACCAGCGTTTCGAGCTGGCGGCCGTCGCGATTTTCATTGCCATGATTCTGGACGGCATGGACGGCCGCGTGGCGCGCATGACGCATAGCCAGAGCGCTTTCGGTGCCGAATTCGACAGCCTGTCGGACATGGTGAGCTTTGGCGTGGCGCCGGCGCTGGTGGCTTATGAGTGGCTGCTGAAAGACATGGGCAAGCTGGGCTGGATGGTGGCCTTCATCTATTGCGCCGGTGCGGCGCTGCGCCTGGCGCGCTTCAATACCATGGTCGGTACTGCCGACAAGCGCTGGTTTACCGGCCTGCCCAGCCCGGCAGCAGCGGCGCTGGTGGCGGGGCTGGTGTGGATTTGTCACGCCTACGGCTACCAGCAGTTGCCCGGCCTGCATTGGCTGGCGCTGGTATTTACCGCGTTTGCCGGTATCACCATGGTGACCAATGTGAAGTACTGGAGCTTCAAGGAGATCCACCTGCGTCGCCGCGTGCCATTCGTGATGCTGCTGGGGTTGGTGGTGGTGTTGCTGTTGCTGATGTCGGAGCCGCCGCTGGTGCTGTTCGGCTTCTTTGTGTGCTATGCGCTGTCGGGCTATGTGATGGCGCTGATGAACCTGGGGCGCAAGGCACCGCCGCCGCCGGTAAGCTAA
- the ilvB gene encoding biosynthetic-type acetolactate synthase large subunit, producing MQISGAEILVRSLQEEGVEFVFGYPGGAVLEIYDAIFRQQQFKHVLVRHEQAAVHAADAYSRSSNKVGVALVTSGPGATNAVTGIATAYMDSIPMVVISGQVSTPAIGMDAFQEVDMVGITRPCVKHNFLVKDINELASTIKKAFYIAASGRPGPVVVDIPKDVTQRLAEFHYPESVSIRSYVPVTRGHPGQIKKAVNLLAEAKRPYIYVGGGAVQGNASAEVTELVKMLGVPCTNTLMGLGAYPGQDQQFLGMLGMHGTYEANMAMQYCDVLIAVGARFDDRVISVPSHFLSQPKKIVHIDVDPSSIAKRVKVDVPIVGDVKHVLRDMIDLFKQTGQQVPQQHLANWWKQIEEWRSYNSLLYTPSTEFIKPQYVVQKLYEITGGDAIITSDVGQHQMWAAQYYPFKRPKQWLNSGGLGTMGFGLPAAIGAQLANPDAQVACITGEGSIQMNIQELSTAKQYHTPVKVIALNNRYLGMVRQWQEFFYGTRYSESYMDALPDFVKIAEAYGHVGIKVENPADVEPVLREAFSPALKERLVFLDFRTDQSENVFPMIQNGKGLDQMDLPPHMRDLQIAPFENNRDYGNMC from the coding sequence ATGCAGATATCGGGCGCGGAGATCCTGGTTCGCAGCTTGCAGGAAGAAGGAGTCGAATTCGTTTTCGGCTACCCCGGCGGCGCGGTCCTTGAGATATATGATGCTATTTTCCGGCAGCAGCAGTTCAAACACGTACTGGTGCGCCACGAACAGGCGGCGGTACACGCTGCTGACGCTTACTCGCGTTCCAGTAACAAGGTGGGTGTCGCCCTGGTGACATCCGGCCCTGGCGCGACCAATGCTGTCACCGGCATTGCGACGGCGTACATGGATTCCATCCCCATGGTGGTGATTTCGGGCCAGGTGTCCACACCGGCCATCGGCATGGATGCTTTCCAGGAAGTGGACATGGTGGGTATTACCCGCCCGTGCGTGAAGCACAACTTCCTGGTGAAAGACATCAACGAGCTGGCATCTACCATCAAGAAGGCGTTCTACATTGCCGCGTCCGGCCGCCCGGGCCCGGTGGTGGTAGACATCCCGAAAGACGTGACCCAGCGTCTGGCCGAGTTCCACTACCCGGAAAGCGTGAGCATCCGCTCCTACGTGCCGGTAACACGTGGCCACCCCGGCCAGATCAAAAAGGCTGTGAACCTGCTGGCCGAAGCCAAGCGCCCGTACATTTACGTGGGTGGCGGCGCGGTGCAGGGCAATGCCTCGGCCGAAGTCACCGAGCTGGTGAAAATGCTGGGTGTGCCATGTACCAACACCCTGATGGGCCTGGGTGCCTATCCGGGTCAGGATCAGCAGTTCCTGGGCATGCTGGGCATGCACGGCACCTACGAAGCCAATATGGCCATGCAGTACTGTGATGTGCTGATTGCCGTGGGCGCGCGTTTTGACGACCGCGTGATCAGCGTGCCGTCGCACTTCCTGTCGCAGCCGAAAAAGATCGTGCACATCGACGTAGACCCGTCTTCCATCGCCAAACGCGTGAAGGTAGACGTGCCTATCGTGGGCGATGTGAAACACGTGCTGCGCGACATGATCGACCTGTTCAAGCAAACCGGCCAGCAAGTGCCACAGCAGCATCTGGCCAACTGGTGGAAGCAGATCGAAGAATGGCGCAGCTACAACAGCCTGCTGTACACCCCGTCTACCGAGTTCATCAAGCCGCAGTACGTGGTGCAGAAGCTGTATGAAATTACCGGCGGCGATGCCATCATCACCTCCGACGTGGGCCAGCACCAGATGTGGGCTGCACAGTACTACCCGTTCAAGCGCCCGAAACAGTGGCTGAACTCCGGTGGCCTGGGCACCATGGGTTTTGGTCTGCCTGCCGCCATTGGCGCGCAGCTGGCCAACCCGGATGCACAAGTAGCGTGCATTACTGGTGAAGGCTCGATCCAGATGAACATCCAGGAGCTGTCTACTGCCAAGCAGTACCACACCCCGGTGAAGGTGATTGCGCTGAACAACCGCTACCTGGGCATGGTGCGCCAGTGGCAGGAGTTCTTCTACGGTACCCGCTACTCCGAGTCGTACATGGATGCGCTGCCGGACTTCGTGAAAATTGCCGAAGCCTACGGCCACGTGGGTATCAAGGTGGAAAACCCGGCCGACGTGGAACCGGTGCTGCGCGAAGCGTTCAGCCCGGCACTGAAAGAGCGCCTGGTATTCCTGGATTTCCGTACCGACCAGTCCGAAAACGTGTTCCCGATGATCCAGAACGGCAAAGGTCTGGACCAGATGGATCTGCCGCCGCACATGCGCGACCTGCAGATTGCCCCGTTCGAGAACAACCGTGACTACGGCAACATGTGTTAA
- a CDS encoding helix-turn-helix transcriptional regulator translates to MQGQQGDTRPTTSDFAWVQHTTPGFLISANRSRANPHSHSNASAAGLRLIVALQGPIKLNFDQHDFRLQPQQQAQVLLVNLNEPALFQRHCGQPGIEQKVCMALDHPWLEQHGLPELGSQSALARLASRHLAAMQWVASPQLTRLAQQMVQHHAANPLLARIEREGMGMLLLGQALAEIGSPPPDRPATPQLNRRLQRVKALIDSGEGENWSLHQLAEAACMSSSTLQRHFRRHFDCSVMDYLRGQRLESARQMLLSGQRSITDVALGAGYSSAANFATAFRRRFGQPPSACLR, encoded by the coding sequence ATGCAGGGCCAGCAGGGTGACACCCGCCCGACCACCAGCGACTTCGCCTGGGTACAACACACCACCCCCGGCTTTCTGATCAGCGCCAACCGCAGCCGCGCCAACCCGCATAGCCACAGCAATGCCAGCGCCGCCGGGCTACGGCTGATCGTGGCGCTGCAAGGCCCGATCAAGCTGAACTTCGACCAGCACGACTTCCGCCTGCAGCCGCAGCAACAAGCACAGGTGCTGCTGGTCAACCTGAACGAACCCGCCCTGTTCCAGCGCCACTGCGGCCAACCCGGCATAGAACAGAAAGTGTGTATGGCGCTGGATCACCCCTGGCTGGAACAACACGGCCTGCCCGAGCTCGGTAGCCAGTCGGCCCTGGCGCGTCTGGCCAGCCGCCACCTGGCCGCCATGCAGTGGGTCGCCAGCCCGCAGCTCACGCGGCTGGCGCAGCAGATGGTGCAACACCATGCGGCCAACCCGCTATTAGCCCGCATCGAACGCGAGGGCATGGGCATGTTGCTACTCGGGCAGGCATTGGCCGAAATAGGTAGCCCGCCACCAGACCGCCCGGCTACCCCGCAACTGAACCGCCGCCTGCAGCGGGTAAAGGCGCTGATAGACAGCGGCGAAGGCGAAAACTGGAGCCTACACCAGCTAGCGGAAGCCGCGTGCATGAGCAGCAGCACCCTGCAACGGCACTTCCGCCGCCACTTTGACTGCAGCGTCATGGACTACCTGCGCGGGCAGCGGCTGGAAAGCGCCCGCCAGATGCTGCTAAGCGGGCAGCGCAGCATTACCGACGTAGCGCTGGGGGCGGGCTACAGCTCTGCGGCCAACTTTGCCACCGCTTTCCGCCGCCGCTTCGGCCAGCCACCCAGCGCCTGCCTGCGGTAG